One genomic segment of Streptomyces sp. RKND-216 includes these proteins:
- the serA gene encoding phosphoglycerate dehydrogenase, producing MSKPVVLIAEELSPATVDALGPDFEIRHCDGANRAELLPAIAGVDAVLVRSATKVDAEAIAAAKRLKVVARAGVGLDNVDVSAATKAGVMVVNAPTSNIVTAAELACGLLVATARNIPQANTALKNGEWKRSKYTGVELSEKTLGVVGLGRIGVLVAQRMSAFGMKIVAFDPYVQPARAAQMGVKLVTLDELLAVSDFITVHLPKTPETLGLIGDEALRKVKPEVRIVNAARGGIVDEDALFAALKEGRVAGAGLDVYTSEPCTDSPLFAFDQVVCTPHLGASTGEAQEKAGISVAKSVRLALAGELVPDAVNVQGGVIAEDVRPGLPLAEKLGRIFTALAGEVAHRLDVEVYGEITQHDVKVLELSALKGVFEDVVDETVSYVNAPLFAQERGVEVRLTTSSESPEHRNVVVVRGTLGNGEEISVSGTLSGPKHLQKIVAVGEHDIDLALADHMAFLRYGDRPGVVGTVGRALGEAGLNIAGMQVSRSAAGGEALVALTVDDTVPASVLAEIAEEIGATSARTVNLED from the coding sequence GTGAGCAAGCCCGTAGTACTCATCGCCGAAGAGCTCTCCCCGGCCACCGTCGACGCACTCGGACCGGACTTCGAGATCCGTCACTGCGACGGCGCGAACCGCGCCGAACTCCTCCCCGCGATCGCCGGCGTCGACGCCGTCCTCGTCCGCAGCGCGACCAAGGTCGACGCCGAGGCCATCGCCGCCGCGAAGCGGCTGAAGGTCGTCGCCCGCGCCGGAGTCGGCCTGGACAACGTGGACGTCTCCGCGGCCACCAAGGCCGGCGTGATGGTGGTCAATGCCCCCACGTCCAACATCGTCACCGCCGCCGAGCTGGCCTGCGGCCTGCTGGTGGCGACGGCGCGCAACATCCCGCAGGCCAACACCGCGCTGAAGAACGGCGAGTGGAAGCGCAGCAAGTACACCGGCGTCGAGCTGAGCGAGAAGACCCTGGGCGTGGTCGGCCTCGGCCGCATCGGGGTGCTGGTGGCGCAGCGCATGTCCGCGTTCGGCATGAAGATCGTGGCCTTCGACCCGTACGTGCAGCCCGCCCGGGCCGCGCAGATGGGCGTCAAGCTCGTCACCCTGGACGAACTGCTGGCGGTGTCGGACTTCATCACCGTGCACCTGCCCAAGACCCCGGAGACGCTCGGCCTGATCGGCGACGAGGCGCTGCGCAAGGTCAAGCCGGAGGTCCGGATCGTCAACGCCGCGCGCGGCGGCATCGTCGACGAGGACGCTCTGTTCGCCGCCCTCAAGGAGGGCCGCGTCGCCGGCGCCGGACTCGACGTCTACACCAGCGAGCCGTGCACCGACTCCCCGCTGTTCGCGTTCGACCAGGTCGTCTGCACCCCGCACCTCGGCGCCTCCACCGGCGAGGCGCAGGAGAAGGCCGGCATCTCGGTCGCCAAGTCCGTGCGTCTCGCGCTCGCCGGTGAACTCGTGCCGGACGCGGTGAACGTCCAGGGCGGCGTCATCGCCGAGGACGTGCGTCCGGGGCTGCCGCTCGCCGAGAAGCTGGGCCGCATCTTCACGGCGCTGGCCGGCGAGGTCGCCCACCGGCTCGACGTCGAGGTCTACGGCGAGATCACCCAGCACGACGTGAAGGTGCTGGAGCTCTCCGCCCTCAAGGGCGTCTTCGAGGACGTCGTCGACGAGACGGTCAGCTACGTCAACGCGCCGCTGTTCGCGCAGGAGCGCGGCGTGGAGGTGCGGCTGACCACCTCCTCCGAGTCCCCGGAGCACCGGAACGTGGTGGTCGTGCGCGGCACCCTCGGCAACGGGGAGGAGATCTCCGTCTCCGGCACGCTGTCGGGCCCCAAGCACCTGCAGAAGATCGTCGCCGTCGGCGAGCACGACATCGACCTGGCCCTCGCCGACCACATGGCCTTCCTGCGCTACGGCGACCGCCCGGGCGTCGTCGGCACGGTCGGCCGGGCCCTGGGCGAGGCGGGTCTGAACATCGCGGGGATGCAGGTGTCCCGGTCGGCGGCCGGTGGGGAGGCGCTCGTCGCGCTCACCGTGGATGACACCGTCCCGGCTTCGGTACTGGCGGAGATCGCCGAGGAGATCGGCGCCACGTCCGCCCGCACGGTCAACCTGGAGGACTGA
- the ilvN gene encoding acetolactate synthase small subunit produces MSKHTLSVLVENTPGILARIASLFSRRGFNIDSLAVGVTEHPDISRITIVVNVEDLPLEQVTKQLNKLVNVLKIVELEPGGAIQRELVLVKVRADNETRSQIVEIVQLFRAKTVDVSPEAVTIEATGGSDKLEAMLRMLEPYGIKELVQSGTIAIGRGARSITDRSLRALERSA; encoded by the coding sequence ATGTCCAAGCACACCCTGTCCGTCCTGGTGGAGAACACGCCCGGCATCCTCGCCCGGATCGCCTCGCTGTTCTCCCGCCGCGGCTTCAACATCGACTCCCTCGCCGTCGGCGTCACCGAGCACCCCGACATCTCGCGCATCACCATCGTGGTGAACGTCGAGGACCTGCCGCTGGAGCAGGTGACCAAGCAGCTCAACAAGCTCGTCAACGTGCTGAAGATCGTCGAGCTGGAGCCCGGCGGCGCCATCCAGCGCGAACTCGTTCTGGTGAAGGTGCGGGCCGACAACGAGACCCGTTCGCAGATCGTCGAGATCGTGCAGCTGTTCCGCGCCAAGACCGTCGACGTCTCCCCGGAGGCCGTCACCATCGAGGCCACCGGCGGCAGCGACAAGCTCGAGGCGATGCTGCGGATGCTGGAGCCGTACGGCATCAAGGAACTCGTGCAGTCCGGGACCATCGCCATAGGGCGCGGCGCCCGCTCCATCACCGACCGCTCGCTGCGCGCACTCGAGCGCAGCGCCTGA
- a CDS encoding acetolactate synthase large subunit — translation MTEQATGAPKPQPRPRTGGQQQPGAPAPTPETVTGAQSLIRSLEEVGADTVFGIPGGAILPAYDPMMDSSRVRHVLVRHEQGAGHAATGYAQATGRVGVCMATSGPGATNLVTPIADAHMDSVPLVAITGQVASRSIGTDAFQEADICGITMPVTKHNFLVTDPAEIPRTIAQAFHIASTGRPGPVLVDIAKDALQARTTFAWPPQHDLPGYRPVVKPHSKQIREAARLITESRRPVLYVGGGVLKAGATTELKVLAELTGAPVTTTLMGIGAFPDSHPQHLGMPGMHGTVAAVTALQKADLIVALGARFDDRVTGKLDSFAPLAKIVHADIDPAEIGKNRAADVPIVGDAREVVADLIVAVQGEHERGRKGDHTAWWQLLDRWRETYPLGYDLPEDGSLAPQQVIQRIGQLAPEGTVYAAGVGQHQMWAAHYIDYERPATWLNSGGLGTMGYAVPAALGAKVGVPDKTVWAIDGDGCFQMTNQELVTAALNDVPIKVAIINNGALGMVRQWQTLFYNQRYSNTKLHDGEGSEPCRGTRVPDFVKLAEAMGCVGIRCEDPEQLDAVIEKANSINDRPVVVDFVVHEDAMVWPMVAAGTSNDEVMAARGVRPDFGDSDE, via the coding sequence ATGACCGAGCAGGCCACCGGGGCCCCCAAACCGCAGCCGCGGCCCCGTACCGGCGGACAGCAGCAGCCGGGCGCACCGGCGCCCACCCCCGAGACCGTGACGGGCGCGCAGTCCCTCATCCGGTCCCTGGAGGAGGTCGGCGCCGACACGGTATTCGGGATTCCCGGCGGCGCGATCCTGCCCGCGTACGACCCGATGATGGACTCCTCCCGGGTGCGCCACGTCCTCGTCCGGCACGAGCAGGGCGCGGGTCACGCCGCCACCGGCTACGCCCAGGCCACGGGCCGCGTCGGCGTCTGCATGGCCACCTCCGGCCCCGGCGCCACCAACCTGGTCACCCCCATCGCCGACGCGCACATGGACTCGGTGCCGCTGGTCGCCATCACCGGGCAGGTCGCCTCCCGGTCGATCGGCACCGACGCCTTCCAGGAAGCCGACATCTGCGGCATCACCATGCCGGTCACCAAGCACAACTTCCTGGTCACCGACCCGGCCGAGATCCCCCGGACGATCGCCCAGGCCTTCCACATCGCCTCCACCGGACGCCCCGGCCCGGTCCTCGTCGACATCGCCAAGGACGCGCTCCAGGCTCGGACGACGTTCGCCTGGCCGCCGCAGCACGATCTGCCCGGCTACCGTCCCGTCGTCAAGCCGCACTCCAAGCAGATCCGTGAGGCCGCCCGGCTGATCACCGAGTCCCGGCGCCCGGTGCTGTATGTCGGTGGTGGCGTCCTGAAGGCCGGTGCCACCACGGAGCTGAAGGTGCTCGCCGAACTGACCGGCGCTCCGGTCACCACCACCCTGATGGGCATCGGCGCCTTCCCGGACAGCCACCCGCAGCACCTGGGCATGCCCGGCATGCACGGCACCGTCGCCGCCGTCACCGCGCTCCAGAAGGCCGACCTGATCGTCGCCCTCGGAGCCCGGTTCGACGACCGTGTCACCGGCAAGCTGGACTCCTTTGCCCCGCTCGCCAAGATCGTCCACGCGGACATCGACCCGGCCGAGATCGGCAAGAACCGCGCGGCGGACGTGCCCATCGTCGGCGACGCCCGCGAGGTCGTCGCCGACCTGATCGTTGCCGTCCAGGGCGAGCACGAGCGCGGCCGCAAGGGCGACCACACCGCCTGGTGGCAGCTGCTCGACCGGTGGCGGGAGACCTACCCGCTGGGCTACGACCTGCCGGAGGACGGTTCCCTCGCCCCGCAGCAGGTCATCCAGCGCATCGGCCAACTCGCCCCGGAGGGCACGGTCTACGCGGCCGGCGTCGGCCAGCACCAGATGTGGGCGGCCCACTACATCGACTACGAGCGGCCCGCCACCTGGCTCAACTCCGGCGGCCTGGGCACCATGGGCTACGCGGTGCCGGCGGCGCTCGGTGCCAAGGTCGGTGTCCCGGACAAGACCGTCTGGGCCATCGACGGTGACGGCTGCTTCCAGATGACCAACCAGGAACTGGTCACCGCCGCGCTCAACGACGTGCCCATCAAGGTCGCGATCATCAACAACGGCGCCCTCGGCATGGTCCGCCAGTGGCAGACCCTCTTCTACAACCAGCGCTACTCCAACACCAAGCTGCACGACGGCGAGGGCAGTGAGCCCTGCCGCGGCACCCGGGTGCCCGACTTCGTGAAGCTGGCCGAGGCCATGGGCTGCGTCGGCATCCGCTGCGAGGACCCCGAGCAGCTCGACGCGGTCATCGAGAAGGCCAACTCCATCAACGACCGCCCGGTCGTCGTCGACTTCGTCGTCCACGAGGACGCGATGGTCTGGCCGATGGTCGCGGCGGGCACCTCCAACGACGAGGTCATGGCGGCGCGCGGCGTGCGCCCCGACTTCGGCGACAGCGACGAGTGA
- the ilvC gene encoding ketol-acid reductoisomerase, which translates to MAELFYDADADLSIIQNRKVAVLGYGSQGHAHALSLRDSGVDVRVGLHEGSKSRARAEEQGLKVTTPAEAAKEADVIMVLVPDPVQAKVYEESVAPHIKEGDALFFGHGFNIRFGFIKPPAGVDVCMVAPKGPGHLVRRQYEEGRGVPCIAAVEQDATGKAFELALSYAKGIGGTRAGVIKTTFTEETETDLFGEQAVLCGGASALVKAGFETLVEAGYQPEIAYFECLHELKLIVDLMYEGGLEKMRWSVSETAEWGDYVTGPRIINDQTKAEMKKVLTDIQDGSFANNWMKEYNAGLPKYNEYKKADGDHLLETTGRKLRKLMSWVDDEA; encoded by the coding sequence GTGGCCGAGCTGTTCTACGACGCCGACGCCGACCTGTCCATCATCCAGAACCGCAAGGTCGCCGTGCTCGGCTACGGCAGCCAGGGGCACGCCCACGCGCTGTCGCTGCGCGACTCGGGCGTGGACGTCCGCGTGGGCCTGCACGAGGGCTCGAAGTCCCGGGCCAGGGCCGAGGAGCAGGGCCTGAAGGTGACCACGCCGGCCGAGGCCGCGAAGGAAGCCGACGTCATCATGGTCCTCGTGCCGGACCCGGTCCAGGCCAAGGTCTACGAGGAGTCCGTCGCTCCCCACATCAAGGAGGGCGACGCGCTCTTCTTCGGCCACGGCTTCAACATCCGCTTCGGCTTCATCAAGCCCCCGGCCGGCGTGGACGTCTGCATGGTCGCCCCGAAGGGCCCCGGCCACCTCGTCCGCCGCCAGTACGAGGAGGGCCGCGGCGTTCCGTGCATCGCGGCCGTCGAGCAGGACGCCACCGGCAAGGCGTTCGAGCTGGCGCTCTCCTACGCCAAGGGCATCGGCGGCACCCGCGCCGGGGTCATCAAGACCACCTTCACCGAGGAGACCGAGACCGACCTCTTCGGTGAGCAGGCCGTGCTCTGCGGCGGCGCCTCGGCGCTGGTCAAGGCCGGATTCGAGACGCTGGTCGAGGCCGGCTACCAGCCGGAGATCGCGTACTTCGAGTGCCTGCACGAGCTGAAGCTCATCGTGGACCTCATGTACGAGGGCGGCCTGGAGAAGATGCGCTGGTCCGTCTCCGAGACCGCGGAGTGGGGCGACTACGTCACCGGCCCGCGCATCATCAACGACCAGACCAAGGCGGAGATGAAGAAGGTCCTCACCGACATCCAGGACGGCTCCTTCGCCAACAACTGGATGAAGGAGTACAACGCGGGCCTGCCGAAGTACAACGAGTACAAGAAGGCCGACGGCGACCACCTGCTGGAGACCACCGGTCGCAAGCTGCGCAAGCTCATGAGCTGGGTCGACGACGAGGCCTGA